A genomic region of Apteryx mantelli isolate bAptMan1 chromosome 10, bAptMan1.hap1, whole genome shotgun sequence contains the following coding sequences:
- the NIP7 gene encoding 60S ribosome subunit biogenesis protein NIP7 homolog, whose product MRPLTEAETRALFEKLGKYIGENIQLLVDRPDGTYCFRLHRDRVYYVSEKLLKVATSIPRDSLVALGTCFGKFTKTQKFRLNVTALDFLAPYAKYKVWVKPGSEQSFLYGNHVLKSGLGRITENTAQYQGVVVYSMADIPLGFGVAAKSTQDCRKVDPMAIVVFHQADVGEYVRSEDTLT is encoded by the exons ATGAGGCCGTTGACGGAGGCGGAGACGCGCGCGCTGTTCGAGAAGCTCGGGAAATA CATCGGTGAGAACATCCAGCTGCTGGTGGACCGGCCCGATGGCACCTACTGCTTCCGCCTGCACCGGGACCGCGTCTACTACGTGAG CGAGAAGCTGCTGAAGGTGGCCACGAGCATCCCCCGGGACAGCCTGGTCGCGCTGGGCACCTGCTTCGGGAAGTTCACCAAGACACAGAAGTTCCGGCTCAACGTCACGGCCCTCGACTTCCTCGCACCCTACGCCAAG TACAAGGTGTGGGTGAAGCCCGGCTCCGAGCAGTCCTTCCTCTACGGCAACCACGTGCTGAAGTCCGGCCTGGGCCGCATCACGGAGAACACGGCCCAGTACCAGGGTGTGGTGGTGTACTCCATGGCCGACATCCCGCTG GGATTTGGGGTAGCTGCGAAGTCCACGCAGGACTGCAGGAAGGTGGACCCCATGGCGATCGTGGTGTTTCACCAGGCCGACGTCGGGGAGTATGTGCGGAGTGAGGACACGCTGACTTAA
- the COG8 gene encoding conserved oligomeric Golgi complex subunit 8, producing MAAAAEEASLLAWLLGGAAAAPGGAELSAYLAELAALGLAALGREPARLAAERERVGAQTRRLAFEHYRAFIRSAECTGRAGRGFGGIERRLGSLLARLPALQEACRNFMRDAEEIACSRRMNSLTLNRHTEILEILEIPQLMDTCVRNGYYEEALELAAYVRRLERKHSAIPVIQGIVDEVRQSTQLMLNQLIQQLRTNIQLPACLRVIGYLRRMDVFTEAELRIKFLQARDAWLRSIQASIPDDDPYFHITKTIEACRVHLFDIITQYRAIFSDEEPLLPPDEQALNEGAIFHGWVLQKVSEFLQVLEGDLQRGVGGRLDSLLGQCMYFGLSFSRVGADFRGQLAPIFQRVTLSAFRKAVEEAVEKFQEEMNSYMLISAPAVLGSAVAAAVPTAQPGTLQPPMVLLDFPPLACFLNNLLVAFNDLRLCCPVALAQDVTSCLEDALGQVTKIILAFHRAEEAAFSGREQELFVQFCTAFLEDLLPYLNRCLQVLFPPAQIAQALGVPATQLQRFCSLGCVDVGAVREPLAFVLPARETDPASGEEPAQESASPAPGPPQHALAEEESPAEPAAMS from the exons atggcggcggcggcggaggaggccagcctgctggcctggctgctgggcggcgcggcggcggctcccggcggcgccgaGCTCTCCGCCTACCTGGCAGagctggcggcgctggggctggcggcgctgggccGCGAGCCGGcgcggctggcggcggagcgggagcgggtCGGGGCGCAGACGCGCCGCCTGGCCTTCGAGCACTACCGGGCCTTCATCCGCTCCGCCGAGTGCAcgggccgcgccggccgcggcTTCGGCGGCATCGAGCGCCGCCTCGGCAGCCTgctcgcccgcctgcccgccctccAGGAGGCCTGccg GAACTTCATGCGAGATGCCGAGGAGATCGCCTGCAGCCGGCGCATGAACAGCCTGACGCTGAACCGGCACACGGAGATCCTGGAGATCCTGGAGATCCCGCAGCTCATGGACACCTGCGTGCGCAACGGCTACTACGAGGAGGCGCTGGAGCTGGCCGCCTACGTGCGCCGGCTGGAGAGGAAGCACAGCGCCATTCCCGTGATCCAG GGTATCGTGGACGAAGTCCGCCAGTCCAcccagctgatgctgaaccagcTCATCCAGCAGCTACGCACCAACATCCAGCTGCCGGCCTGCCTGCGGGTCATCGGCTACCTGCGGCGCATGGACGTCTTCACGGAGGCCGAGCTGCGCATCAAGTTCCTGCAGGCGCGGGATGCCTGGCTGCGCTCCATCCAGGCCTCCATCCCGGACGACGACCCCTATTTCCACATCACCAAGACCATTGAGGCCTGCCGCGTCCACCTCTTCGACATCATCACGCAGTATCGCGCCATCTTCTCCGACGAGGAGCCGCTCCTGCCCCCCGACGAGCAGGCGCTCAACGAGGGCGCCATCTTCCACGGCTGGGTGCTGCAGAAGGTCTCCGAGTTCCTGCAGGTGCTGGAGGGCGACCTCCAGCGCGGGGTGGGCGGCCGCCTGGATTCCCTGCTGGGGCAGTGCATGTACTTCGGCCTCTCCTTCAGCAGGGTGGGCGCTGACTTCCGCGGGCAGCTGGCCCCCATCTTCCAGCGCGTCACCCtcagcgctttcaggaaggcagTCGAGGAGGCCGTGGAAAAATTCCAGGAGGAGATGAATTCCTACATGCTCATCTCCGccccggccgtgctgggcagtgccgtggcggcggcggtgcccaCGGCCCAGCCGGGGACCCTGCAGCCGCCCATGGTGCTGCTGGACTTCCCGCCCCTCGCCTGCTTCCTGAACAACCTCCTCGTCGCCTTCAACGACCTGCGGCTTTGCTGCCCCGTGGCCCTGGCCCAGGACGTCACCAGCTGCCTGGAGGACGCTCTCGGCCAG GTGACCAAAATAATCCTGGCCTTTCACCGGGCGGAGGAGGCAGCTTTCAGCGGCCGTGAGCAGGAGCTCTTTGTGCAGTTCTGCACCGCGTTCCTGGAAGATCTGCTCCCCTACCTTAACCGCTGCCTCCAGGTCCTCTTTCCTCCGGCCCAGATAGCGCAGGCGCTGG GTGTCCCCGCCACCCAGCTGCAGCGCTTCTGCAGCCTGGGCTGCGTCGACGTCGGAGCCGTCCGGGAGCCCCTGGCCTTCGTCCTGCCGGCGCGGGAGACGGATCCAGCATCGGGTGAGGAACCAGCGCAGGAGAGCGCCtcgccagccccggggcccccgcagcacgcgctggcggaggaggagagcCCCGCAGAGCCTGCGGCCATGAGCTAG
- the PDF gene encoding peptide deformylase, mitochondrial: MAAPVAVAARRLPLRLPAPAAAPSRACGGAAEWGARERSYWQALKRRVLGPPRPPFAAVCQVGAPVLRAAAAAVAPERLGGAELRALAAALAAALRRGPCLGLSAPQLGVPLRVFAAELPPARCRQYPPALRRARRLEPFPLRVLVNPELRVLDSRLVTAPEGCASLAGFSACVPRHWAVHVSGVDETGAPVSWEATGWAARIIQHEMDHLDGVLYIDRMDSRTFANVHWAELLE, translated from the exons ATGGCGGCGCCcgtggcggtggcggcgcggcggctgccgctgcggctcccggccccggcggcggccccgtcGCGGGCgtgcggcggcgcggcggagtgGGGCGCGCGGGAGCGCTCGTACTGGCAGGCGCTGAAGCGGCGGGTGCTGGGCCCGCCCAGGCCGCCGTTCGCCGCCGTGTGCCAGGTGGGGGCCCCGgtgctgcgcgccgccgccgccgccgtggccccGGAGCGCCTGGGCGGCGCCGAGCtgcgggcgctggcggcggcgctggcggcggcgctgcgccgcGGGCCCTGCCTGGGCCTCAGCGCCCCGCAGCTCGGGGTGCCGCTGCGCGTCTTCGCGGCggagctgccgcccgcccgctgccgccAGTACCCGCCGGCgctgcgccgcgcccgccgcctcgAGCCCTTCCCGCTGCGCGTCCTCGTCAACCCCGAGCTCCGCGTCCTCGACAGCCGCCTCGTCACCGCCCCCGAGGGCTGCGCCAGCCTCGCCGGCTTCTCCGCCTGCGTCCCGCGGCACTGGGCCGTCCACGTCTCCG GCGTGGACGAGACGGGGGCACCGGTGAGCTGGGAGGCGACCGGCTGGGCCGCCCGCATCATCCAGCACGAGATGGACCACCTGGACGGCGTCCTCTACATCGACCGGATGGACAGCCGGACCTTCGCCAACGTCCACTGGGCGGAGCTCCTCGAGTGA
- the VPS4A gene encoding vacuolar protein sorting-associated protein 4A, whose amino-acid sequence MTTPTLQKAIDLVTKATEEDKAKNYEEALRLYQHAVEYFLHAIKYEAHNDKAKVSIRAKCMQYLDRAEKLKDYLRSKDKQGKKPVKESQNDNKGSDSDSEGENPEKKKLQEQLMGAIMMEKPNVRWSDVAGLEGAKEALKEAVILPIKFPHLFTGKRTPWRGILLFGPPGTGKSYLAKAVATEANNSTFFSVSSSDLMSKWLGESEKLVKNLFELARQHKPSIIFIDEVDSLCGSRNENESEAARRIKTEFLVQMQGVGNSSDGILVLGATNIPWVLDSAIRRRFEKRIYIPLPEEAARAQMFKLHLGNTPHSLTEANIHELARKTDGYSGADISIIVRDALMQPVRKVQSATHFKKVRGPSRTNPNAIVDDLLTPCSPGDPGATEMTWMEVPSDKLMEPIVCMSDMLRSLATTRPTVNAEDLLKVKKFTEDFGQEG is encoded by the exons ATGACAACGCCAACCCTGCAG AAGGCCATCGACCTGGTGACCAAGGCCACCGAGGAGGACAAGGCCAAGAACTACGAGGAGGCGCTGCGGCTCTACCAGCACGCCGTGGAGTACTTCCTGCACGCCATCAAAT ATGAGGCTCACAACGACAAGGCGAAGGTGAGCATCCGGGCGAAGTGCATGCAGTACCTGGACCGGGCGGAGAAGCTGAAGGATTACCTGCGCAGCAAGGACAAGCAGGGCAAGAAGCCCGTCAAAGAGTCCCAGAATGACAACAAAGG GAGCGACAGCGACAGCGAGGGCGAGAACCCCGAGAAGAAgaagctgcaggagcagctgatGG GTGCCATCATGATGGAGAAGCCCAACGTGCGGTGGAGCGACGTGGCCGGCCTGGAGGGAGCCAAAGAGGCCCTGAAGGAAGCCGTGATCCTGCCCATCAAGTTCCCGCACTTGTTCACCG GCAAGCGCACGCCCTGGCGAGGGATTCTGCTCTTCGGGCCCCCTGGTACCGGGAAGTCCTACTTGGCCAAGGCCGTGGCCACCGAGGCCAACAACTCCACCTTCTTCTCCGTGTCATCCTCCGACCTGATGTCCAAGTGGCTGGGAGAGAGCGAGAA GTTGGTGAAGAACCTCTTTGAGCTGGCGAGGCAGCACAAGCCCTCCATCATCTTCATCGACGAGGTGGACTCGCTGTGCGGCTCCCGCAACGAGAACGAgagcgaggcggcgcggcgcaTCAAGACGGAGTTCCTGGTGCAGATGCAGG GCGTCGGCAACAGCAGCGACGGCATCCTGGTGCTCGGCGCCACGAACATCCCCTGGGTGCTGGACTCGGCCATCAGGAGAAG GTTCGAGAAGCGCATTTACATCCCGCTGCCCGAGGAGGCGGCCCGAGCCCAGATGTTCAAGCTGCACCTGGGCAACACGCCGCACAGCCTGACGGAGGCCAACATCCACGAGCTGGCGCGGAAGACGGACGGCTACTCAGGGGCGGACATCAGCATCATCGTGCGCGACGCCCTCATGCAGCCTGTCCGCAAGGTGCAGTCGGCCACGCACTTCAAGAAG gTCCGAGGGCCCTCGCGCACAAACCCCAACGCGATCGTAGACGACCTCCTGACGCCGTGCTCGCCCGGAGACCCTGGTGCCACCGAGATGACCTGGATGGAGGTGCCCAGCGACAAGCTCATGGAGCCCATCGTCTGCATG TCGGACATGCTGCGCTCCCTGGCCACCACCCGCCCCACCGTCAACGCCGAGGACCTTCTGAAGGTGAAGAAATTCACAGAGGACTTTGGGCAGGAGGGGTGA
- the SNTB2 gene encoding beta-2-syntrophin translates to MAVWTRASKAGLLELLLRERWVRVAAELSGEALSLTAEPGGGGGGEAAALNGVANGAEWGGAEAAPAAAAVPVPVPAGVRRVRVVKAEAGGLGISIKGGRENRMPVLISRIFPGLAAERSGALRLGDAILAVNGVDLRDATHDQAVQALKRAGREVILEVKFMREVTPYIKKPSLVSDLPWDGAAPQSPSLSGSEDSGSPKHHGGAKDRKVIPLKMCFAARNLSMPDLENRLIELHSPDSRNTLILRCKDTATAHSWFTALHTNIAALLPQVLAELNATLGTTNTTGSSKEVKHIAWLAEQARLDGGRQQWRPVLMAVTEKDLLLYDSMPWTRDAWASPCHSYPLVATRLVHSGSGRRSPCPGSELTFATRTGSRQGIEMHVFRVETHRDLSSWTRILVQGCHAAAELIKEVSVGCTLNGQEVKLCIHYESGFTIAREETGGSVLFRYPYEKLKMSADDGIRNLYLDFGGPEGELALDLHSCPKPIVFVLHTFLSAKVTRMGLLV, encoded by the exons atggcCGTGTGGACCCGCGCCTCCAAAGCggggctgctggagctgctgctgcgggAGCGCTGGGTGCGGGTGGCGGCGGAGCTGAGCGGCGAGGCGCTGAGCCTCAcggcggagcccggcggcggcggcggcggcgaggcggcggcgctcAACGGCGTGGCCAACGGCGCCGAGTggggcggcgcggaggcggcgccggcggcggcggcggtgccggtgccggtgccggcgggcgtgcggcgggtgCGGGTGGTGAAGGCGGAGGCGGGCGGGCTGGGCATCAGCATCAAGGGCGGCCGCGAGAACCGCATGCCGGTGCTCATCTCCCGCATCttcccggggctggcggcggagcggagcggcgcgctgCGCCTCGGCGACGCCATCCTCGCCGTCAACGGCGTCGACCTCCGCGACGCCACCCACGACCAGGCCGTGCAGGCGCTCAAGCGCGCCGGGAGGGAGGTCATCCTCGAAG TGAAGTTCATGCGGGAAGTGACGCCCTACATTAAGAAGCCGTCGCTGGTGTCGGACCTGCCCTGGGATGGGGCCGCCCCGCAGTCGCCCAGCCTCAGCGGCAGCGAGGACTCGGGCTCCCCCAAGCACCACGGCGGCGCCAAGGACCGCAAGGTGATCCCGCTGAAGATGTGCTTCGCCGCCAGGAACCTGAGCATGCCCGACCTGGAGAACAG GTTGATCGAGCTGCACTCTCCGGACAGCAGGAACACCCTGATCTTGCGCTGCAAGGACACGGCGACCGCTCACTCCTGGTTTACGGCCCTGCACACCAACATCGCGGCCCTGCTGCCGCAGGTCCTGGCCGAGCTCAACGCCACGCTGGGCACCACCAACACCACGGGCAGCAGCAAGGAGGTCAAGCACATCGCGTGGCTGGCGGAGCAG GCCCGCCTGGACGGAGGGAGGCAGCAGTGGCGGCCCGTCCTCATGGCCGTGACGGAGAAGGACTTGCTGCTCTACGACTCCATGCCCTGGACCAGGGACGCCTGGGCCTCCCCCTGCCACAGCTACCCGCTCGTAGCGACCAG GCTGGTTCACTCCGGCTCGGGACGCCGCTCTCCCTGCCCGGGCTCCGAGCTCACATTCGCCACGCGGACGGGCTCTCGCCAGGGCATCGAGATGCACGTCTTCCGCGTGGAGACGCACCGCGACCTCTCCTCCTGGACGCGCATCCTCGTCCAGGGCTGCCACGCCGCGGCCGAGCTGATAAAGGAGGTGTCCGTGG GCTGCACGCTCAACGGGCAGGAGGTGAAACTCTGCATCCACTACGAGAGCGGCTTCACCATCGCCCGGGAGGAGACGGGCGGCAGCGTCCTCTTCCGCTACCCCTACGAGAAGCTGAAGATGTCGGCGGACGACGGCATCAGGAACCTCTACCTGGACTTCGGCGGCCCCGAAGGGGAGCTg GCGCTGGACCTGCACTCCTGCCCCAAGCCCATCGTCTTCGTGTTGCACACTTTCCTGTCGGCCAAAGTCACCCGCATGGGGCTGCTGGTGTAG